The following coding sequences lie in one Epinephelus moara isolate mb chromosome 17, YSFRI_EMoa_1.0, whole genome shotgun sequence genomic window:
- the LOC126404619 gene encoding myozenin-2-like codes for MSQFSTMTTRERKMQAAAICREVLGQEDAEMDLGKKVNAPKDIMLEELSLASNRGSRLFKMRQRRSEKYTFESIQNKNNEQLNNTNISQTENGDAMDGHSGENNVDVDQTPTVVSDAPDTSTVPNPDSIAPGYGAPLKDVPPEKFNLTAVPKSYHSPWQQAIINDPTLADTLITHMPEPEPRPDLPGYKSFNRVATPFGGFSKAPRPAPVKPLLVEPLPDYPELQGDAAVDRPSFNRSALGWVSAGGPVPLPAVSLEPVLPESEDL; via the exons ATGTCACAGTTCTCCACCATGACGACCAGAGAGAGGAAAATGCAGGCTGCAGCAATCTGCAGGGAGGTTCTAGGCCAAGAAG ATGCAGAAATGGATCTGGGGAAGAAAGTGAACGCTCCTAAGGACATCATGTTGGAGGAGCTGTCTCTTGCCTCAAACCGGGGTTCCCGTCTCTTCAAAATGCGCCAGAGACGCTCAGAAAAATACACCTTTGAGAGcattcagaataaaaacaatgagCAGCTCAat AACACAAATATTTCTCAAACGGAGAATGGGGACGCCATGGACGGCCACAGCGGCGAGAACAACGTGGATGTCGACCAAACGCCTACCGTGGTGTCTGACGCACCAGACACAAGCACAGTGCCAAATCCAGACAGCATTGCCCCAG GGTACGGAGCTCCTTTGAAAGACGTCCCTCCAGAGAAGTTCAACCTCACAGCTGTGCCAAAGTCCTACCACTCGCCTTGGCAGCAGGCCATCATCAATGACCCGACCCTGGCTGACACTCTCATCACCCATATGCCCGAACCGGAGCCCCGACCAGACCTGCCAGGGTACAAAAGTTTCAACAG GGTGGCGACCCCATTCGGTGGTTTCAGCAAGGCGCCCAGACCTGCTCCCGTGAAGCCCCTCCTGGTGGAACCCCTCCCCGACTACCCTGAGCTCCAGGGGGACGCTGCGGTGGATCGACCCTCCTTCAACAGATCTGCTCTGGGGTGGGTGTCAGCAGGCGGTCCAGTCCCACTCCCTGCTGTTTCCCTTGAGCCTGTGCTCCCTGAGTCAGAGGACCTTTGA